In the Streptomyces sp. NBC_00193 genome, AGGGCTCGACGCCCAGCTCGGCGAGCTGGTTGCGGTGGTCCTCCAGGCGCAGGTCGGCGAGGATGCCGGCGTGCACGCGCGGGTGCAGGGTCTTGACCCGGCCGTCCAGGCACTCGGGGAAGCCGGTCAGCTCCTCGACCTTGGTGACGGGCACCCCGGCGGCGGCGATCTTCGAGGCGGTGGAACCGGTCGAGACGAGCGCGACACCCGCCTCGTGCAGACCGCGGGCCAGCTCTTCCAGGCCCGTCTTGTCGTACACGCTGATGAGCGCGCGCCGGATCGGGCGCTTCGACGCGGCGAGGTCCTCGCCCTCTGCGGTCACGGTCTCTACGGTCCCTGCGGCCTCTGCGGCGGTCACTGGATTGTTACCTTTCGTCCCTCGATGCGGTAGCCGTGCCGGGCCAGGCGCCCCACGACGTCGACGAGCAGCTCGCGCTCGACTTCCTTGATCCGCTCATGGAGAGCGGCTTCGTCCTCTTCGTCCCGGACCTCGACAACACCCTGGGCGATGATCGGACCGGTGTCCACGCCCGCGTCCACGAAGTGGACGGTGCAGCCGGTGACCTTCGCGCCGTAGGCGAGGGCGTCCCGTACGCCGTGGGCACCCGGGAAGGCCGGGAGGAGGGCGGGGTGGGTGTTGACGAACCGGCCGCCGAAGCGGCCGATGAACTCGGGCCCGACGATCTTCATGAACCCCGCCGAGATCACGAGGTCCGGCGCGTGCGCGTCCGTGGCCTCCGTCAGGGCGGCGTCCCACTCCGCACGGCTCGCGTACGCCTTGACCGGGCACACGAAGGTCGGGATCCCGGCCTTCTCGGCGCGCTCCAGGCCGGCGATGTTCTCGCGGTCGGCTCCCACGGCGACGACTTCGGCGCCGAAGCCCTCGGATCCGCCGGGGTGGGCGTCGATGG is a window encoding:
- the purN gene encoding phosphoribosylglycinamide formyltransferase translates to MAASRLVVLVSGSGTNLQALLDAIDAHPGGSEGFGAEVVAVGADRENIAGLERAEKAGIPTFVCPVKAYASRAEWDAALTEATDAHAPDLVISAGFMKIVGPEFIGRFGGRFVNTHPALLPAFPGAHGVRDALAYGAKVTGCTVHFVDAGVDTGPIIAQGVVEVRDEEDEAALHERIKEVERELLVDVVGRLARHGYRIEGRKVTIQ